Sequence from the Pan paniscus chromosome 4, NHGRI_mPanPan1-v2.0_pri, whole genome shotgun sequence genome:
GAAGCGTAGAGCCCGGACGCCAGATCGTTGGGCTCCGGGCCTAGCAGTAGCGGCAGGCTCTGGGGTCCGGGCTGGGCCAGGTGCACTTTCCTGGACGTGGGTGGCTCAGGTCCTGGTGGCATCTCCCGAAGCTCTCCGGGGGTGTCCAGGGAGGGCAGAGAGGTGGCCCGTGgcagggggcagggctggggcctggTCAGCTCTGGCAGCCGCTCCCGCTGGCGGGCGATGGCCCCGGCCACAGCCCTGCACAGGTCAGGGGCACAGGGGGTGCTGAAGGCAAAGAGGCCCTCACCCGAGTTGCAGCGACGGCCGGCCTCAAAGGAGAACACGCCCTGGGCACAGGGGACACGGGTGGGGATTAGCAGGAGGGTCCAGGGTGTCAGCCCCTCACCCTTTCCCACCCCTGCACCTCACCTTGTCGGAGCCGAACTTGCGCAGGAAGTGGTAGGGCCAGCTGTAGAGGGCCTGGGTGCCCTTGGCCTCCCTCAGCTGGATGGCGTCTGGGCCCAGCACCAGCAGGGCCGGCCCCTTCAGCTGGCAGCGGGTGGCGGCCTCAGTCCTCTGCACCACCACGGGAAACTCGCCCACTGTGGCAGGTGGCCAGGACAGCTCCGTCAGTCCCAAAAAGACCCagccctgggtgtggggggctgaggcTGCCCTTGCACGTCCTCCAACTTACCTTCCTGCCAGGAGGAGTAGATGGAGTTTTCCTCCATGGGGACCAGGCCCCTCTTGGGAGACTGGGCATCTGTGGATCCTGAGGAGGCCTCCCCTGTCCCCTGGGGAATGAGTTCAAGTCAAAGGTGAGAGCACCGCACTCCCAtgccctgtcccctcccctcagTATCCCAGAACTCCACAAGCCAGGGGGCATCCAGGGGCCTGGGCTCCAGTTCCAGCTTTGCCCGGCTCGCTGCATAAGCCTAGGTCCCCTTCCGAGCCTGTTCTCCCACCTGGCTCCCCACTGAGAGTGCTGGGCTGGGAAAGAGGCGCTGTGCTTGAGGGTGTCTGAGAGCTGCAGATCACTGGGGACACAAAGGGATGTCCCTTGCAGCCCCTGGGCTTGGCTGGGCCGGCTTCTGTATGTCTGACAGCCTAGAGCAGTACCCCAGGTGTCTTCCTCCATCTCACCACAGCCACCTGCTACGACCCTGCAAGGTGCCCCCAATCTCTGCCTCATCCCCACACCCAGGCCTTCAGCATGTCCCCTGGGCTCTTTCCCACTCAGCTCCTCTACTAGGACCACCCTGGCCCATAGCAACACAGCCGGGTCAAATGCCACAGCTTCCTCACCAGGCTccttgctgtctttttttttgacatggagtcttgctctgtcacccatacttgagtgcaatggcgagatctcggctgactgcaatttccgcctcccgggctttttttttttctttaagatggagtctcactcttgtcgcccaggctggagtgcagtggcgcgatcttggctcactgcaagctccgcctcccaggttcacgccattctcctgcctcagcctcccaagtagctgggactacaggtgcccgccaccaggcctggctaattttttttgtatttttagtagagataaggtttcaccatgttagccaggatggtctcgatctcctgacctcatgatccgcctgtctcggcctcccaaagtgctgggattacaggcatgagccaccgcgcccagcccgcctcccgggtttaagtgattctcctgcctcagtctcccaagtagctgggattacaggtgcccacccccatgcctggctaattttttgtatttttagtagagacagggttttaccatattgggcaggctggtctcgaactcctgacctcaggtgatccacgtgcttcggcttcccaaagtgctgggattacaggcatgaacctccATGCCTAACCTCAactgccttttgttttttgatttttaaaatatgataaaatacagagaacataaaatttactgttttaaccatcttactttttttttttttttgagacaaagtcttgctctgtcggccaggctggaatgcagtggtgcgatctaagctcactgcaacctctgcctcccagactcaagcaattctgctgcctcagcctcccaagtagtagctgggattacaggcgtgtgccaccacacccagctaatttttgtaatttttttttagtagagatagggtttcaccatgttggccaggctggtcttaaactcctgacctcaggtaatccgcctgcctcggcctcccaaagtgctgggattacaggtgtgaaccactacgcccggcccaTTTTACATCTTAAAGTGTATCATCagtgctcttttttttcttttcttttctttttttttttgagacggagttttgctctcgttgcccaggctggagtgcaatggcatgatctcggctcaccgcaacctctgcctcccaggttcaagcaattctgcctgcctcagcctcccgagtagctggcattacaggcatgcaccaccatgcccagctacttctgtatttttagtagagacggggtttctccatgttgaggctggtctcgaacttctgacctcaggtgatccacccgcctcggcctcccaaagtgctgggattataggcctgagccaccgcacccggccaccagTGCTTTTTAGTATACTCACAAGGTTGTGCACTGTTGCCACTGTCTAGttccagaacttttccatcaTCCCACATGGAAGCCCTGTACCCATGAGCAGCCACTCCCCACTTCTCCCTTCCTCCAGCTCCTGCCAACACTCATCTGATTTCTATCCCAATGGAGTTACCTTGTctgtacatttctttctttcttcttttcttttttttttttttagagacagggtctcactatgttgcccaggctgatcttgaattcctaggctcaagcaatcctcctacctcggcctcccaaagtgctaagattacaggcaagagctacTGTGCCAggcgtttgtttgtttttatggctgagtagtattccatcttGTGGACGGACCACGTTTTGCTTATCCATTTGTCAGCTGATGGCCATGTAGGCTGTTTCCACCTTCTGGTGGCCGTGAGTAGTGCTGCTATGGACGTTCATGtccatgtgggttttttttttaagatagggtcttgctctgtctcccgggctggagtgaagtggcacgattacagctcactgcagcctcgacctctggggctcatgcgatcctcctgcctcacatGTACATGTTTTGTTTGAACACCTGTTCAAGTTCTCTTGGGCACACACCTAGGAGTGGACCTGTGGGCCACATGGTAACtctgtttacctctttgaagaacCCCCAGGCTCACTTCCTTTTGACCCATCACAGACCTTTTGGGGCTTTACAAACATGTCTGGCTTAAACCCTCCAAAGCCTTCGCCTCTCactcaaaacaaaaccacacacatgGCCTGGGGCATTTCAGCCGCTCCCCTGAGCTCTGTGAGTTGGCTTCCTCCTGCACTCCTTTCCTTCCAGCCACGTCGCCTTCTTTCTGCCCTTAAACACCCCACACTGTCCGGCCTCGGGGCCTCTGCCCACGGGACTCCCTCTGTTCACAACTCCCCAGGCTGCCCCTGTCCTCAGACCTTTGCCCAGTGGGTTCCTGTCATTCAGGGCCCTCCTCtgagaggccttccctggccaccctGTCCGTCGCTCCCTCACTTCCTCCTGCTCCCCTGGCGGTCCATTTTCTCCATGGCACGCACGGCCCTCTGAGTCATTATAGATTTACTTTTCCCAGGCTTGTAGGTGCTCGGTGGAGCTTGCTGGGTGATGGGATGTGAGCGTGGAGGTGGACAAGTCGGGGGCAGGTGCCCCAGCCCAATCGCCCCCCTGCCCGCCGCACTCACCGGGAAGGCCAGCTGGCAGATGGGGCCCATCCAGGCCTGGCGGTGCTGAGCAGCCAGTAGATGGCTTCGCTCGGTGGTGGTGAGCAGGAAGGCACCGGTGTCCCGGGGGCAGCTCTCGCCGTCAGCCGGCAGCACGGACACACAGTCAGCCAGGCGGATGACCCGTCGCTCCCCTCGCCGGCCAGGCCCTGCCGACCTGTCACCCGCTGCTCCCAGGCCACCATCCCGGACCTCCCAGCTCTCCAGCCGTGCCACGCCTGATGGGCCTCCTGCATACAGCAGAGCCCACACCTTCCGCCAGCACTTCTGCGGGAGGGGAGCGGGAGGGTGAAGACCCTTGGGTGGCAGATTGTCCGTGCCACTTGGCTCAGCACAAGCTGCTCGGCAAACGCTCCCAGCCAGGAGCGGGCCTCTGCTCCCCAGTTTCTCAGGGAGCCAGGTAAGGAGGCCTTGGCTATGCTTGGGATTGGTcagccctgggttcaaatcccagcccgcTCTTTCCTAACTGTGACCTCCACAAGCATCAATGTCGTCTCTCTAAAGGCCATGAGAACTCGAGCTGGGACTGCTACTGGGTCATGTCTGTAAAGCATCCAGTGGCCGGGCAGACCACCAGACACTGCCATTATATTGGTTCCCTCTCACCCCCAAAAAGGGGCACTTGGGCCACAGGCCAagagctggggtgggagggaggcctCTGCCTCAAGCTGTTAAGGAAGGAAACATGCAAATAGCTTCGAGCAAAGGAAACTGACGGTTTATCTGCCTGGGCAGCAGCTGCAGCTGAGCTGCGGGGGTGTGGGGCTGCTGCCGAGGAGAGGTGACCCCCTGCCTCCTTGCTCCCAGGACAGTGCCGCTGCAGGGAGGGGCTCCACCCTTGAGGCCTCCTCCAGCTCAGCCCCTCACCCTATTTAGGGCCCTCGGTGGCACTATTTCATGGGTCAGAGGCCGTGAAGCTCTTCCCTGCTGGGAGGTTTGAGCCTTCGACCCTCTCCCACTCCTGTATTTCCCGTCTCTCCCGGAGGCAGGGTCTGGCACAGCCTGCTCAGCCCCTGCCGTCTCAGGCTGACACCcgcgctccattccactccccatACCTCGGTGGGATCCTCCACCCTGACTCCCTTCCCAAGTCTCCCAGGTCTGCCTGGGCTGTCCGAGGCAGGGGCAGAGGCTGCATTCCCCACCCACTGTTGGTCCTTGGCAGCTGCCTGGCAGCCAGGGGGCCCCACCTTGCCAAACTTGACATGCTGCTGGTAGAGGATGCCATCCTTGATAGGGGTCTCCAGAGGGTCCATGGTCACGGCCAGGAGCAGGGCCGCCGCTTCAAGACCTGGGGACACTGATGACAGGCTGGACGGGAACTCCTCACACTTCCCCTTCTGGCCACTTCCCGTCCCTCCGTCCAGAGACAGCTGCAGGCCGGGGGGAGGGGAGCCTGTCTTCAGCTCAGGGGCTGGGGGCAGCATGTATTTCCTCCCTGGGGTTCTGGCTGCCCAAGGTGCCCACACCTACCTGGAGGGAGCCCCCGGCCACCTGAAGGCAGCCTTCTCACGCACCTGGTTCAGCTGGGCACGCGCGTCTGATCGCAGTCTGGCTCCCTGAGTCATGAGTTCCCGCCCCTCCCCCGTCCCGCCCCGGGCAGCTGCGCACCCTGGGCCTGACACTCCCTGGCCCTGCCTCCACCCGGGACCCTTCTCTAGCCAACTCCTGGCTTTCCCACTCGGCGTCCTGGTTTGAGCGCCTCACCCCATCTTGCTGCTCTTCTTTCTCCCTGAAATCTCTCTCGTGTTCACCTGCTCCTCTCCACCTCACGAGCCACTGAACATCACCAGCCTTTGGCATCCCCCCAGGGGCCACTGACCCACTGGGGCTCCATGCAGCACTCTCCACAACCCAAGACCAACCTGTCTCTCCCCTTCCTGGGGTGCAGCCCAGGCTCCTCAGCCCAACACTCAGGGACCTGTGTGTTCTGGCCTGCATCTCCCCCAGGCCAGCCCCTCCAGGGCCCCCTCACCACTGTGCTGCCTGGGGCGGTTggccacctcttcctcctggagGCCTTCCTTGACCACTCCACGCTGTCCGAGAGCTCAAAGGCCCTCACGGTATACACTCACGCTGGGCATCCAGTCCACATGGGACCCACAGCCCTGAATGGCCCCAACCACTTGAGTGTGGGTGGCAGATCCCAGGGGGCCCCGGAGAGGTCACATGTTCATTTAAAGCTTTGCTTCCTGCTGGGGGCGCCTTTTGTTGGCTTGCCTAGCAAGATGCCAATAGCGGGGCTGTGTGTATACCTTTATTCTGGAACAGCCTCAGGTCATTCAGCACCACCTCTGGGAGAGAACATGGAAGAGGATAAGGAATGCCATTTGGGAATGCACTTGGCCAGGAAATATGTCCTGAAGGCCTCCTGGCACCCAGCTCTGTGCCCACTGTGGCCCAAGCAGCCCTAAGCTCCGTCCACCTCAGACGCCACATCCTTTGCGTTCTCATCGCCATTTCAACAGTGAGGAAATCGGTgctcagaaaaattaagtaacttgcccaaggccacatatCAAGTGACAAATATGGCTTGAGCAACCGCTGTCTCACTGGAATGAGCATGTGGCCATACACGCaaagtgcctggctcagaggaagTGTGGCCGCCTGTGCCGTTCCCTGCCTACCTCTCACCAGATGCTGAGATCCTGCTTCATCTGCTAGCGGTCTTGTGACTGCCGTCCACGTTTCTGCGTGTGCGTCTCTCTCCCCTCGCCTGACGGCTTCCCAGGCAGCCATCTCCCTGGCCCATCTAGGTCCTCACAGCTCAGCAGAGCTGGGCACAGAGCAGGCTTAGGGAGAGCTTGTGGCCTAAATGGCAGTTCTATGACATCTGCTGCCTCCTCAGTCAACGGAGTGGAGGGCTCCCTCCAGGTGGCTGGCACAGGCAGGCAGTGGGTGGGGGTCCTGAGGCAAGCAGCAGCCTCCCAAGGGGCTTCAGGAGAAGTCCCTGAAACATCACAGCCCTGACAGGAAGAGTGGGCCTGAGAGCTATGACAGCTGGCCAGGGAGACCAGAGAATCCAAGCACTTCTCCTTGGCCCGCCAATGTGGTCCCTCCTTGAGTCATAAATTCAGACAACCCAGTGGAGAGACCCTGAGTCCCCAGAGGCGGGCACCAGCTTGGTGGCTCCTTCCACAGCCAAGTACCAGCGGGCCAGGTGTTGGCAGTGCTAGCGGGAGATGCTGGGGCCTTGCCTCAGAGGGGCTCCAGAGGTCAGAGGTGACATCTGTCCAGGAACCAGGGGGCGGATGAGGTGAAACacagaggcagggccagggctgggctAGAGGTTTGTGCTTTAATGGCAGCTGGggtgaaaggaaacaaaaacagtaaTTCTGAAGAGCACAGGGAACAGGCagccaggaccagcctggcccattCCAGGCCAGCTGAGCTGAAATGCTGATTCTGTCCAGGGGCCTGCTGTATGTGTAGAGTGGtggcagtcttggggactgaggcCTCTTGGAGAGAAGGGAAGACTGTCGGCTCAGAAGTCCATGGAGCTGTGGGCCAGGTAGTCCTTGCGACCGATGTTGCTGACCTGCTTGGTCTGCATAGCCTCGAGTTTGGGGCAGTCAGTGATCCGATGACCCAGGCCCCCGCAGAAGGCACAGCCGCGCTCTCCTGGGGGAATGGGGACAGGGGTCAGCCAAGTCAAGGACCAGGATCCACGCCCTGGACTTCGGGCCCCCTGTTAGGCACCCTCAGTCCACCGGTTTCATGTTTCTGACTTCCAGCACCCCTCCCTGCCACCTGCCGGCTGGGGACTCGGGGATCCCGCTCTGCAGTCACCTCCAATGTCCAGCATGGACTCGTCCCCGCAATGCAGCACCTGCAGCACGGGCGGCACCTTCTGCTTGGCTTCTAGCAGCAGCGCTTTGAGGTCCATCAGCACTGACTCATCTGGGGGAGGAGTGGGGAAGCATCAGGGCCCATCCTGGGCCCTGTGGCCAGAACCTGGGTGGCCACAGGCAGGGGACCCAGGGAACAGCTAAGGTGGCTCTGGTAACAGACTCACCACAGGCTTTGTTGATGAAGGTAGTGGCGATGCCTGTGTTTCCTGAGCGCCCGGTGCGGCCAATCCGGTGTACTGCAGAGAGAAGGACAGAGTCTCTGGCCCATCGCTGGACACTaggggcctggcctggccctTTTCCGGCCTAACCCATGCCCTTGGGCCCCAGGCTCTTACCATAGTTCTCAATCTCCTCTGGCATGTCATAATTGATGACGTGCTGGATGGCAGGGAAGTCCAGGCCCTTGGAGGCAACGTCTGTGGCTACTAGGACATCCTTCTTGCCCTCCCGGAATGCCTCGATGGCCTTAGTCCGTTCCTCCTGGTCTGGGGAGGGTCAGGCAGACACTGTCAGAGCCACCATGGGATAGGGGAGTGGCAGGCCAACCAGGCAGGGGAAGGCATTAGGTAAAGCGCTGCTACTGCAGCAGGGTCCAAGCCAGTGCTTGCACCACCCTGACCTTTGCCCCCATGGAT
This genomic interval carries:
- the DOK3 gene encoding docking protein 3 isoform X1, with amino-acid sequence MAAWEAVRRGERDAHAETWTAVTRPLADEAGSQHLLSLDGGTGSGQKGKCEEFPSSLSSVSPGLEAAALLLAVTMDPLETPIKDGILYQQHVKFGKKCWRKVWALLYAGGPSGVARLESWEVRDGGLGAAGDRSAGPGRRGERRVIRLADCVSVLPADGESCPRDTGAFLLTTTERSHLLAAQHRQAWMGPICQLAFPGTGEASSGSTDAQSPKRGLVPMEENSIYSSWQEVGEFPVVVQRTEAATRCQLKGPALLVLGPDAIQLREAKGTQALYSWPYHFLRKFGSDKGVFSFEAGRRCNSGEGLFAFSTPCAPDLCRAVAGAIARQRERLPELTRPQPCPLPRATSLPSLDTPGELREMPPGPEPPTSRKVHLAQPGPQSLPLLLGPEPNDLASGLYASVCKRASGPPGNEHLYENLCVLEASPTLHGGEPEPHEGPGSRSPTTSPIYHNGQDLSWPGPANDSTLEAQYRRLLELDQVEGTGRPDPQAGFKAKLVTLLSRERRKGPAPCDRP
- the DOK3 gene encoding docking protein 3 isoform X2; protein product: MDPLETPIKDGILYQQHVKFGKKCWRKVWALLYAGGPSGVARLESWEVRDGGLGAAGDRSAGPGRRGERRVIRLADCVSVLPADGESCPRDTGAFLLTTTERSHLLAAQHRQAWMGPICQLAFPGTGEASSGSTDAQSPKRGLVPMEENSIYSSWQEVGEFPVVVQRTEAATRCQLKGPALLVLGPDAIQLREAKGTQALYSWPYHFLRKFGSDKGVFSFEAGRRCNSGEGLFAFSTPCAPDLCRAVAGAIARQRERLPELTRPQPCPLPRATSLPSLDTPGELREMPPGPEPPTSRKVHLAQPGPQSLPLLLGPEPNDLASGLYASVCKRASGPPGNEHLYENLCVLEASPTLHGGEPEPHEGPGSRSPTTSPIYHNGQDLSWPGPANDSTLEAQYRRLLELDQVEGTGRPDPQAGFKAKLVTLLSRERRKGPAPCDRP